The genomic stretch TTGACAATATTATGATACCGTATATAGTATTATAGTGTGAGTAAAAAGAAAAGAAGAATTATCCTTGATACAAACGTATTATATGCGGGCCTTTATTCATCAAAGGGTGCTTCCTTTAAGGTCTTGCAGGCGATAGAAAAAGACAAGGTTAAGACTGTGCTATCAACCACATTGCTGTTTGAATATGAGGATATTCTAAAGAGAAATCAAGCAGTTTTGGGGTTATCAGATGAAGAAATTGAAAGGTTGCTGGATTACTTCTGCCTGCAAAGCGAACATCAAAAGATTTATTACTTGTGGCGTCCTTGCTTGTCTGACCCAAACGATGATCATTTACTGGAATTGGC from Pseudomonadota bacterium encodes the following:
- a CDS encoding putative toxin-antitoxin system toxin component, PIN family, which gives rise to MSKKKRRIILDTNVLYAGLYSSKGASFKVLQAIEKDKVKTVLSTTLLFEYEDILKRNQAVLGLSDEEIERLLDYFCLQSEHQKIYYLWRPCLSDPNDDHLLELAVASGTSLIVTHNTKDFRGAAKFGIRSITPKELMEEIS